The proteins below come from a single Burkholderia contaminans genomic window:
- a CDS encoding nuclear transport factor 2 family protein, whose product MNTAPSASSASSVYADLIDRYIDAWNEPDVARRRALIDATYASDAAYRDPLMAGDGHAGIDTMIAAVQARFPAFRFRRTTDVDGFGQHLRFSWALVSPDGAAIVKGSDFGTVDASGRLASVTGFIDEMPAAAS is encoded by the coding sequence ATGAACACCGCCCCGTCCGCCTCGTCCGCCTCGTCTGTTTACGCCGACCTGATCGACCGCTACATCGACGCGTGGAACGAACCCGACGTCGCGCGCCGCCGTGCGCTGATCGATGCGACCTACGCGAGCGACGCGGCCTATCGCGATCCGCTGATGGCCGGCGACGGCCACGCGGGCATCGACACGATGATCGCCGCCGTGCAGGCGCGTTTCCCCGCGTTCCGCTTCCGCCGCACGACCGACGTCGACGGCTTCGGCCAGCACCTGCGGTTCTCGTGGGCGCTCGTGTCGCCCGACGGCGCGGCGATCGTGAAGGGTTCGGACTTCGGCACCGTCGACGCGTCGGGCCGCCTCGCGTCAGTGACGGGTTTCATCGACGAAATGCCGGCCGCGGCGTCGTGA
- a CDS encoding RbsD/FucU family protein, producing the protein MLKNLDPLLHADILHTLRAMGHGDEIAICDANFPAESVAEHTVVGRALRIDGADSARVVRAVLSVLPLDTFVDTPAWRMEVVGDAAAVPPVQREVQAEIDRAEGRAVPLTGVERFAFYERAQQAYAVIVTGELRGYGCFIFKKGVLLSDAG; encoded by the coding sequence ATGCTGAAGAATCTCGACCCGCTGCTGCACGCCGACATCCTGCACACGCTGCGCGCGATGGGCCACGGTGACGAAATCGCGATCTGCGATGCGAATTTCCCGGCGGAATCCGTCGCGGAGCACACGGTGGTCGGCCGCGCGTTGCGGATCGACGGCGCCGATTCGGCGCGCGTCGTGCGCGCGGTGCTGTCCGTGCTGCCGCTCGACACGTTCGTCGACACGCCCGCATGGCGGATGGAAGTCGTCGGCGATGCGGCGGCGGTGCCGCCCGTGCAGCGCGAAGTGCAGGCCGAGATCGATCGCGCGGAAGGGCGCGCTGTGCCGCTGACCGGCGTCGAACGTTTCGCGTTCTACGAGCGCGCACAGCAGGCCTACGCGGTGATCGTCACCGGCGAGCTGCGCGGCTACGGCTGCTTCATCTTCAAGAAGGGCGTGTTGTTGAGCGACGCGGGCTAA
- a CDS encoding MFS transporter, giving the protein MQASELSGVPRAAERALTRSDYKTLGLAALGGALEFYDFIIFVFFAPAIGQLFFPHDIPDWLRQLQTFGIFAAGYLARPLGGVIMAHFGDLFGRKRMFTLSVLMMSVPTLLMGLLPTYDTIGILAPVLLLLFRVLQGAAVGGEVPGAWVFVSEHVPSRHIGYACGTLTAGLTAGILLGSLVAAGINSRYSSAEVGAFAWRIPFLLGGVFGLFSVYLRRWLHETPVFAEMKAKKALAAEIPLKAVLRDHGRAVIVSMLLTWMLSAAIVVVILMTPALLQKQFHLAPATTLFANSIATLCLTAGCITAGSLAGRIGAKRVLGIGGIGLAACYYLLFVQVAADASTLPLYYGIAGFMVGTIGAVPFVMVKSFPAVVRFSGISFSYNVAYAIFGGLTPVIVSLMMKSNPLAPVVYVAAICVLGAIAVQFSKDAKDVKATH; this is encoded by the coding sequence ATGCAAGCTTCCGAATTGAGCGGTGTGCCTCGCGCCGCCGAACGCGCGCTCACGCGCAGCGACTACAAGACCCTTGGCCTCGCCGCACTCGGCGGCGCCCTGGAGTTCTACGACTTCATCATCTTCGTGTTCTTCGCGCCGGCGATTGGGCAACTGTTCTTCCCGCACGACATTCCCGACTGGCTGCGCCAGTTGCAGACGTTCGGCATCTTCGCGGCCGGCTATCTCGCGCGCCCGCTCGGCGGCGTGATCATGGCGCACTTCGGCGACCTGTTCGGCCGCAAGCGGATGTTCACGCTGAGCGTGCTGATGATGTCCGTGCCGACGCTGCTGATGGGCCTGCTGCCCACCTACGACACGATCGGCATCCTCGCGCCGGTGTTGCTGCTGCTGTTCCGCGTGCTGCAGGGCGCGGCCGTCGGCGGTGAAGTGCCGGGCGCATGGGTGTTCGTGTCCGAGCACGTGCCGTCGCGCCACATCGGCTATGCGTGCGGCACGCTGACCGCGGGCCTGACGGCCGGCATCCTGCTCGGCTCGCTCGTCGCGGCCGGCATCAACAGCCGTTACTCGAGCGCCGAAGTCGGTGCGTTCGCGTGGCGCATCCCGTTCCTGCTCGGCGGCGTGTTCGGCCTGTTCTCCGTGTACCTGCGCCGCTGGCTGCATGAAACGCCGGTGTTCGCCGAGATGAAGGCGAAGAAGGCACTCGCGGCCGAGATTCCGCTGAAGGCCGTGCTGCGCGACCACGGCCGCGCGGTGATCGTGTCGATGCTGCTCACGTGGATGCTGTCGGCCGCGATCGTCGTCGTGATCCTGATGACGCCCGCGCTGCTGCAGAAGCAGTTCCACCTCGCGCCCGCGACCACGCTGTTCGCGAACAGCATCGCGACCCTGTGCCTGACGGCCGGCTGCATCACCGCGGGTTCGCTCGCGGGCCGGATCGGCGCGAAGCGCGTGCTCGGCATCGGCGGCATCGGGCTGGCCGCGTGCTACTACCTGCTGTTCGTGCAGGTCGCGGCCGACGCGTCGACGCTGCCGCTCTACTACGGGATCGCGGGCTTCATGGTCGGCACGATCGGCGCGGTGCCGTTCGTGATGGTCAAGAGCTTCCCGGCCGTCGTGCGGTTCTCGGGCATCTCGTTCTCGTACAACGTCGCGTACGCGATCTTCGGCGGCCTCACGCCGGTGATCGTGTCGCTGATGATGAAGTCGAATCCGCTCGCACCGGTGGTGTACGTCGCGGCGATCTGCGTGCTCGGCGCGATCGCCGTGCAGTTCTCGAAGGATGCGAAGGACGTGAAGGCTACGCACTGA
- a CDS encoding DoxX family protein: MTRSVDSGVIFFARLALAALFLWGGVMKLLGYGDFIGYLHGLNVPYPQVIGPIVVAIEGLGGLLLIVGYKVRPLALLMAFYTVATAMVGHNFWDATDAAVQHEMVIHFWKNIAIAGGFLLLFVTGAGGASIDGLRRPSTTYGSLR, encoded by the coding sequence ATGACGCGTTCCGTCGATTCCGGCGTCATTTTTTTCGCGCGCCTGGCGCTGGCGGCGTTGTTCCTGTGGGGCGGCGTGATGAAGCTGCTCGGCTACGGCGATTTCATCGGCTACCTGCACGGGCTGAACGTGCCGTATCCGCAGGTGATCGGGCCGATTGTCGTCGCGATCGAAGGGCTCGGCGGGCTGCTGCTGATCGTCGGCTACAAGGTCAGACCGCTCGCACTGCTGATGGCGTTCTATACGGTCGCGACCGCGATGGTCGGGCACAATTTCTGGGACGCGACGGACGCCGCGGTCCAGCACGAGATGGTGATCCATTTCTGGAAGAACATCGCGATCGCCGGCGGCTTCCTGCTGCTGTTCGTCACCGGCGCCGGCGGCGCGAGCATCGACGGCCTGCGCCGGCCGAGCACGACGTACGGCAGCCTGCGCTGA